The genomic DNA AAATGCAGCTTCGCGGGGCCAAAAAAGTGACCGTTGACCCGCTCGGCGAAATCCGCTGGGCCAACGATTGACTTACCCAAATACCCCACCTATATTATCCTGCACATCTTAGCTCGGACGCCCTTGGTTCCATGGACGGTCGTAGTGCCGTTCTCGAACTTCCAGGCACCCTCGCCTCTGCCCTCTCCCGGCGGGAGAGGGTTTCCAAGGCGCTCCGACCGATGATTAAACGCACTGTCGAAATCTCGAAAGAGCCTGCCCATGTGACGGTGCATTTGGATCAGCTTTTGATCCAGCGCAAGCGGCAGACCGTCGGGCAGATTCCTTGCGAAGACCTGGGCGTGTTGCTCGTCGATCAGCCGCAGGTGACGTATTCTCACGCGGCGCTGGCGCGGCTGATGGAGTTCGACGCGGCCGTCGTGGTGTGCGGACGCGATCATCTGCCCGCGGGGATTCTGTTGCCGCTGGCCGATCATTCGCAGGTCGTGTGGCGCGTGCAGTTACAGGTCGATGTGCCGCGCCCGCTGAAGAAGCAGCTTTGGAAACAGCTCGTGCAGGCGAAGATTCGCGCACAGGCGGCGAATTTGCCGATCGGCGCGGCGCGGACTCGGCTGCTGGCAATTGCTCGCGATGTACGCTCGGGCGATCCGGCGAATGCCGAGGGGCAAGCAGGAAGGTTCTATTGGCCAGCGCTGTTCGATGAGAATTTTCGCCGCGATCCGGACGGGGCGCCGCCGAACAACTTGCTGAATTATGGCTATGCGGTGGTGCGGGCGGCGCTGGCGCGGTGCATTGTGGCGGCAGGGCTGCTGCCGGCGCTCGGGATCAAGCATTCCAACCGCTCGAACGCATTTTGCCTGGCCGACGACTTGATCGAGCCGCTGCGGCCGATGGTCGATGCGCGGGTGCGCGAATGGTTCAGTGCGGGCCAGCGCGATTTGACGCCGGTGGTGAAATCGAAGCTGCTGGAATTGCTCGCCGAACCGGTCGAGATGCGCGCGGAGCGCGGGCCGCTGCTGGTGAATTTGCATCGCTATGTGGCGAGCCTCGTGCGGTGCTATGAAGGAGCGGCGAAAACGTTGGATGTGCCGCTGCGGGCGACAGGGCAAAAAACGGATTGCAAAAATCCCAACGAGGAGGAGCCAAGCGAGGCCAAATGCGACACGGAAAATGCAAATTTCAATGCGGCAGAGGTGGAACCGCCCAGTTCGCATGCTTCATTTAGCCGTTTGCAATGTTCAGGGGATTCGTCCCCCGGCCCCTAGCTTCTAGCCCCTTCGCCGATGTTTATCAGCGGATATCGTTGTATGTGGGTCTTGGCGATGTTCGATCTGCCGGTCGATACGAAAAAAGCCCGGCGGAACTATGCGCTGTTTCGCAAGCTGCTCTTGAAGGACGGCTTCACGCGGATGCAGTTTTCGGTGTATGCTCGGCACTGCGCAAGCGAGGAGA from Pirellulales bacterium includes the following:
- the cas1 gene encoding type II CRISPR-associated endonuclease Cas1; translated protein: MIKRTVEISKEPAHVTVHLDQLLIQRKRQTVGQIPCEDLGVLLVDQPQVTYSHAALARLMEFDAAVVVCGRDHLPAGILLPLADHSQVVWRVQLQVDVPRPLKKQLWKQLVQAKIRAQAANLPIGAARTRLLAIARDVRSGDPANAEGQAGRFYWPALFDENFRRDPDGAPPNNLLNYGYAVVRAALARCIVAAGLLPALGIKHSNRSNAFCLADDLIEPLRPMVDARVREWFSAGQRDLTPVVKSKLLELLAEPVEMRAERGPLLVNLHRYVASLVRCYEGAAKTLDVPLRATGQKTDCKNPNEEEPSEAKCDTENANFNAAEVEPPSSHASFSRLQCSGDSSPGP